ACCGAGGGCCAACCCGACCGAGACACTGATGGCATTGATGCCCAGTGCCCGACCCCGCTTCTCGGGGCGGAACACGGCAGTAAGAATGGCAAAAGGCACGGCCATCATCATCCCCGCACCTATCCCCTGGATGGCCCGAAAAACTATCAGCCAGTAGATGGACGATGCCAGGCCGCAGAAACCGGACGTAACGACAAAGCATGCCAGCCCCGCCATGTAAACACGTTTGTAGCCAAGGATATCCCCCAGGCGGCCATAAAACAACAGAAGGCTGCTGATGGTGAGAAGGTAAATCAGCGGAACCCACTGCGCGATGTCGATGGAAGCCCCGAAAAAACTGGCCATGGTTGGTAAAATAACATTGACGATACTGGCATCGATGGGCCCCATGATCCCGCCCAGCATGACCGCGGCAAGGATCATGTATTGTTCTTTTTTCGTGGGAACGGTTTCTTTCGGTTCTGAAATAGGTTCTGCCTTCCTTCTTCATAATTGATCTGAAGGCTTCAATGTTGCAGCTTCTCGCTGTCCGCCTTGAATATCCCCGCTTGCTTTTTCTTCCCTTTCTCTTTGTCAATATCGAATTCCTGCTTTCACCCCCTGTTCGTTCTTGCCTGTCCAACAATCCCCTCAAGCTTTGAACTTCCCATGGTTACGATCCTTCGGGTGGCTGTGGCTTTCTTTTTGTTTTCTAGGGTACGGGAAAAGACAAACCCGGGAAATAACTTCCCCCTGCAAGCAAGGGGTATCAACAAAGGGTTTGATTGGCCGCCCACGTTTTCTTTCCCCCCCCTGTTATTCCGAGCAAGCGGAATTTAACAAGAACACCAACATGAAGCTATAGAGAATAATGATGTAGAAACGGTAGCACCGGGGTGACAGAATAGCGCCGCGAGGAATCTCGGGCAGAGGGAAACGTTGTGCTTGGCTATGGCAACCATTCACTCCATGTCGCTTACGCCAACATATCGGTACGGGAAAAAGATAAAAGCAGGAACCGGTTTATGGCGGTAGTAAGGGGTGCTTGAGGAGGGGATTCTTCGGTCGCGGCATACACCGCCGCTCCCTCAGAATGACAGTATAATTATAAAAGGCGACCTCCCCCCCTGTCATTCCGAGCAAGCGGTATTTAACAAGAACACCAACATGAAGCTATAGAGAATAATGATGTAGAAACGGTAACACCGGGGTGACAGAATAGCGCCGCGAGGAATCTGACAGGTAAAGCGTTTTTTTATATGGTTGGCAATGAGGAAGGCTTTTACGTTGTCATTGGCGGGCAAGGTCTTCTTCTCGCCCTTTCATGGCTCTTGCCTTCAATTATGTTTGAGTCCCCTTTTCTTTTCTGTTATATTGCTTGTAGAACAAATACATCGGGAAACTTGAGGGAGGAGAATTCTTTGGGGGGCAGCATTGTCAGAAAAATTTTGAAAGATCATCTCGTTTCCGGAAATATGGAACCGGGAACCGAGATAGGGATAACCATCGACCAGACCCTGACCCAGGATGCAACAGGCACCATGGCTTATCTTCAACTTGAAACACTCGATCTGGACAGGGTAACCACCGAATTATCGGTCAGTTATATCGATCACAACACACTGCAAAATAGCTTCGAGAATGCCGACGACCACCTTTATTTGCAGACCGTGGCCGCCAGGTATGGAATCCATTTTTCACGCCCGGGGAACGGGATCTGCCACCAGGTTCATCTTGAACGTTTCGGCATACCCGGCAAGACTCTTCTTGGATCGGACAGTCATACCCCCACCGCCGGGGGGCTGGGAATGCTGGCTATCGGCGCCGGGGGGCTGGATGTCGCCGTGGCCATGGCCGGCGAACCCTTTTATCTTCATATGCCTTCCATAACCAGGATCGAGCTGCAGGGGCACCTGCCCCCCTGGGTCGGCGCCAAGGATATCATTCTGGAAATCCTGCGCCGCCTCACCGTCAAGGGTGGCATGGGTAGAATACTGGAATATGGCGGGGAAGGAGTCGCTACCCTTTCTGTAACCGAGCGGGCCACCATAACCAACATGGGCGCCGAACTCGGTGCCACAACTTCGGTGTTTCCCAGCGACGAGACCACCCGTGACTTTCTCCGCGCCCAGGGGCGTGAAAAGGACTGGCAACCGTTGCTGGCATCTCCGGAGGCCCACTATGATGAAACGGTCACCATCATCCTGGATCATCTGGAGCCCCTTGCCGCATGCCCTCACAGCCCTGACCATGTTCGCCCCCTTCATGAGTTGTCTGCGTTAAAGGTCAACCAGGTTGCCATCGGAAGTTGCACCAATTCTTCCTTCACGGATATGATGCTCGTGGCCCATATCCTCCGGGACAAGGTTGTACATCCGGATGTCAGCCTCGTCATTGCCCCCGGCTCGAAACAGGTACTGGAGATG
Above is a genomic segment from Bacillota bacterium containing:
- a CDS encoding aconitate hydratase — encoded protein: MGGSIVRKILKDHLVSGNMEPGTEIGITIDQTLTQDATGTMAYLQLETLDLDRVTTELSVSYIDHNTLQNSFENADDHLYLQTVAARYGIHFSRPGNGICHQVHLERFGIPGKTLLGSDSHTPTAGGLGMLAIGAGGLDVAVAMAGEPFYLHMPSITRIELQGHLPPWVGAKDIILEILRRLTVKGGMGRILEYGGEGVATLSVTERATITNMGAELGATTSVFPSDETTRDFLRAQGREKDWQPLLASPEAHYDETVTIILDHLEPLAACPHSPDHVRPLHELSALKVNQVAIGSCTNSSFTDMMLVAHILRDKVVHPDVSLVIAPGSKQVLEMLARNGALTTLIRAGARIMEPACGPCIGMGQAPPSGGVSVRTFNRNFSGRSGTRDAQVYLTGPAAAAAAAIHGELIDPRQLGEFPRIEMPERFAADDSMIIPPAEDTAAIEIIRGPNIKPLPRFSPLPDEITGEILLKVGDNITTDDIMPAGSRILPLRSNIPAISAYLFHAVDPTFPERAASRGGGIILGGENYGQGSSREHAALAPRYLGIKAVLALSFARIHHTNLVNFGILPLVLPDRKAYDDIKAGDCLRIPDVMQNIDGGRLEIINETDNTRLMATHQLSPRQIDTIRAGGLLNYTRECTRK